CGTCGCGGCTTTCCATCAGCAACTGCAGCACGGTGGGCCACTGGCCGCCATGGGCCTCGGGCGTGGCGGTGGCCAGCAGGTCGGTCAGGTAGCGCGTCACCTGGTCGGACTGGCGCGCCGCGGCATCGGCCCGCTGCCACTGCCAGGTGGCCACGCCCAGGCCGGCGCCCAGGCTCAGCAGCACCAGGCTGCCCGCGCCTACCGCCAAGGCATTGCGGCGCAGCAGCAGGCGGGTGCGATGGCGCCAGTCTTCGCGGCGCACGCTCACCGGGCGGTGCTCCAGCCAGCGCTGCAGGTCGTTGATCAGCTCGCGCACGCTGCCGTAGCGATCGGCCGGCTTCTTGCGCAAGGCCTTGGCAACGATGGCCTCCAGATCGCCCTGGGCCAGCTGGGCATCGGCCGGCAGGCCCGGGCTGGCCGGGTCGTAGTGCGCGCCCGTGTGCTCCGCGGCCACGGCCAGGCGCAGCGGTTCATCATGCAGCAGCGCGCGCTCGGTGGCGGTGCGCTTGCTGCCGCGCGGCGCGAAGGGCAGGCTGCCGCTGAGCAGCTCGAACAGCATCACGCCGAGGGCGAAGACATCAGCCCGGGTGTCGATCAGGTCGCCCAGCAGCTGCTCGGGGGCGGCGTAGTTGAGCGTCAGGCTCAGGCCGGCCTGGCGGGTCAGGTCGTGGTTGGCGTCGCCCGGCTCGTCTTCCAGCAGGGCGGCGATGCCGAAGTCCAGCAACTTGGGCTGGCCATCGGCCTGCACCAGCACATTGGTGGGCTTGAGGTCGCGGTGCACGATCAGCTGGGCATGGGCGTGGTCCACCGCCTCGGCCACGCGGATCAGCAGCTGCACGCGCTCGGTCAGGCGCGGGCATTGGTGCAGCACATGGTCGTTGAGCGCGCGGCCCTCGACATGCTCCAGCACCAGATAGGCCTGGCCCTGGGCGCCGATGCCGGCGTCCAGCAGGCGGGCAATGCCGGGGTGGTTGAGCCGGCCCAGCACCGCGCGTTCGCGCGCAAAGCGGGCGCCCAGCTGGCGGGCATCGAGGTCGCTGCGCAGCAGCTTGATGGCGGCACGGGCCTGATAGAGCCCATCGGCCCGCTCGGCCAGCCAGACCTCGCCCATGCCGCCCTGGCCGATGCGCGAGAGCAAAGACCAGGCGCCCAGACGCTGGGCCGGCGTCTGCGGGGCGGGCACCGGGGTGGTGGGCGTGGCTTCGTGCGTGGCCGGCTCGCGATCGACCGATACGGCGGCAGCCGGCCTCGGTGCCGGCTCGCGCGGGCTGGTGGTAGGGGCTGCAGTCACCCGTGGCCCGACGCTGGGCAAGGTGGCTTCATTGGCCAGCAGATCGGCCACCTGCCGGGCCAGCTCTGCATCTTCCTGGTGCAGCCGGGTCAGCCAGGCCTGCCGCGCGCCGGCGCTGAGATCCAGCGCTTCATTGAGCAGGGCGGACAGGCGTTGCCATTGGGCACGATCGGCAGACATGGGTGGGTAGAGGGGCGCAAGGCCGGATCAGCAGGAACATCAGGGGAAGGGCTGGGCGACTGTACGCCAAGCTTGTGACGGCCGAACCCCCCACTTGCCCCTAGCCATGAGCCCCGCTCCGCACCGGCCCGACCGTGGCCGGTGTCAGCGCCAGAGCTGCAGCAGCAGGGCCTTCAAGGCCGCTGGCTGCTGCATCAGCTGGCCGCCCAGCTGCTCGGCCAGAAAGGCCAGCTGCAGCCACAGCAGCCAGACCACCGCCACGCTCTTGAGCGAGCTGGCCACCGAGGCCACATTGAGCTGTGGCGCAAAGCGGTTGATCAAGCCCATGGCCATGTCCATCACCCAGCTCAGCAGCAGGGCGGGCGCTGCGATCAAGAGGCTCAAGGCCATCAGGCGGCCGAAGCCGGTCTCGAACAGGCGCGCGCCGCCGGGCCACAGGGTCAGGTCTTGCCCATGCAGGGGCAGCAGGGCATAGCTGTCCAGCAAGCTGCCCACCATCAGCATGAAGCCGCCGCTGCTCATGAACACCCAGCCCGCCAGGCGCGAGAGCAGGGCGCCGTTCAGCGAGGTCTGGTGCCCGCCCAGCGGATCGACGATCTGCGCCGTGGTGGCGCCGATCTTGGTGTCGATGATCTGGCCCGCCGCCTCAAAGGCCCAAAGCAGCAGGGCCCAGAAGAAGCCCAGCGCCGCACCGATGAACACCTCGCGCCCCAGGCACAGCAGCAGGCCCCAGGCATCACCCCAGGGCAGCTTCGCCTGCAGCAGGGCCGGCCCTTGCAAGGCCATGGCCAGGCCGGCCAGGCTCATGAAGATGGCATTGCGCACCAGGCTGGGCACGACATCCTGGCTGAACAGGGGCAGCAGCAGGAAGGCCGTGGCGATGCGCGCGGCGCACAGACCCCAGAGCAGCAGGGCCTGGCCCAGATCCAGGGTGGCGAGAAAGTCCATGCGGCGCGCCCGCGCTCAGCGCCGCACCAGGCTGGCGAAGTCGCTGAACACCCGGTCGCTGAACTGGTACAGCCCGCCGCCCAGCAGCGAGGCGGTGACGAAGAGCGTCAGCACAATGGCCAGGAACTTGAGCAGAAAGGGCAGGGTCTGCTCCTGCAGCTGCGTGGCCGCCTGCACAAAAGCCACCAGCAAGCCGACCACGGCCGCCACCAGGATCGGCGGTGCCGACAGCAGCAGCACAAACCACAGCGCCTGTTGCGTCAGCTGGATCACTTCGTTGTTCATGGGTTTGGGCCTCAGTGGTAGGTCAGGATCAGGCCGTGCACCAGCTTCACCCAGCCGTCGATCAGCACGAACAGCAGCAGCTTGAAGGGCAGGGACACGGTGGTGGGCGAGAGCATCTGCATGCCCATGGCCATCAGGATGTTGGCCACCACCAGATCGACCACCAGAAAGGGCAGGAAGATCAAGAAGCCGATCTCGAAAGCCACCGACAACTCGCTCACGGTGAAGGCCGGCACCACGACGATGAAGTCGCGCTCGCTCAGGGCTTCTGCCGCATCGGGGGGCAGGGAGCGTTGCGCGGTCTTCAGAAAAAAGGCGCGCTCCAGCGGCCGGGTGTGGCGGATCAGGAACTCGCGCAGCGGTTCCTTGGCCTGGTCGGCCGCGGCCAGCATGGCCTGGGCATTGCTGCCCAGGGGCTTGTCACCGATGCGCTGCTGCATCTGCACCCCGACCGGGTACATCACATACACGCTCAGCACCAGGGCCAGGCCATTGAGCACGATATTGGGCGGGGTCTGCTGCAAGGCCAGGGCATTGCGCAGCAGGCCGAACACCACCACCAGCTTGGTGAAGGAGGTCACCATCACCGCGACGAAGGGCGCCAGCGACAGCAGCACCACCGTCAGCAGGGCCGAGGCGGGCGAGAACTGATTCAGGTCCATGCACGCTCCGCCTGCAGCTGGGCGCAGCGCTCGGGCGCGCACAGCTCGGTCACCCGCAAGGCCTGACCTCGGCCCCAGGCCAGGCGCTCGCCGCGCGCCAACTCGCAGTCGGGCTGCTGGCCGCTGCGGTCCACCCACCACAGGCTGATGAGCGTGGAGGGCAGCAAGGCCGTGGCCAGCGGCGCCCAACCGAACAGGCGCTCGGCCGGCAGGGGCTCGGCCAGGGCCTGGCGGAACTCCAGCACGCCGCTGCCCGGCGCGCGCGCGGCCAGGCCGCTGGGGCGGTCGAACCAGCTGGCTTCGCTGCCGGCGCACAGGCTGCGCCCCCAGGTCGGGGCCATGGCGGTGCAGGCGGCGGGCAGGCGCAGCCAGGCCTGCCAATCGCTGCAGAAGCTGGCCTCGATCAGCAGCACGCTGCCCAGGGCCAGGCCGGCCAGGTCTTCGGGGGGCAGGTCTTGCCGGCCCAGCAGCAGCTCGGCCGCCAGGGCCGGCCATTGCAGGCCCAGCAGGGGCGGCGGCGCGGGGCGCTGGAACAGGGGCGCGGCCTCCAGCTCCAGGCCTTGCGGGCCGCCGAACTCGTCGGTCCGGTGGCCCCAGGCGATGGCGGCGCGCAGCCGGCCCGGTGCGGTGCCGGGGCCCGCCGCCTCGGCCGGTGCCCAGTGCAGCAGCTCGCCCGGGGCCAGCCAGTCCTCCAGCGCATCGAGCCAGGTGGCTGCGCGGTGCAGCAGCAGGGCGGCCTGGGCGGGGCTGTGCAGCTCGGGCGGCAGCAGCAGCTGCACGGGGCCGCTCGGGCTGTCGGCGGCCAGGCTGAGCCGGGTCGCATGGCCCTCCGCCGCAGGCTCGTGCAGGCGTTCGCCCCGCGCTGCGGGTGCTTGCGGGGCCGGGCTCAGCATGCGCCCTCCACCTGGCGGCTGACCATCATGCGCGTCAGCTCGGCCACCGAGCGTGCGCCCATCTTGCCCATGCCGCGGGCGCGGTAGAGCTCGATGGTCTTGACCGAGAGCTGCATGCGGTCGGCGATGTTCTTGTTGTAGATGCCCTGGATCACCCAGCCCAGCACCTCGCGCTCGCGCGGCGCCAGCGTGGCCTCGCGGCGGCGGAACTCCTGCGCGCCGGGGCTGTCGCCGGCCTCGGCCTTGCTGTGCGGGCCGGCCTCGTCCTCCGGCGCGATCTGCTTGGCCTGCTGCTGCCGCGCTTCCATGCGGGCAAAGGCCGCTTGCAGCGCGCGCTCCAGGGCCTCCTCGTCGAGCGGCTTTTCCAGAAAGCTGACCGCGCCTTTTTGCATGGCGCGCACCGCCAGGGCCACATCGGCATGGCCGCTCATATAGACCACGGGCAGGTCCAGGCCGCGCTCGTTCATGCGGTCATGCAGATCCAGGCCCGAGATCTCGGGCATGCGCACATCCATCAGCACGCAGCCGCGCTCGGCGCTCGGATGCCGGCCCAGGGCTTGCAGCGCCTGCTCCGGGTCGCCGAGGGCCTGCACCTGGTAGCCGGCGGCATCGAGCCAGAACTCGGCCGAGGCGCGGAAATCGGCGTTGTCGTCGATCAGGTAGATGGTGGGTGAGGGCTGGGACATCGGGCTTCACTCCAGGCGGATGGGTTGGGGAGAGGGCGCGGCCAAGCGATCCGCCGCGCTGGCGGGGGCGCCGCTGTCGAGCGGCAGGTCGATGTGGAAGCTGCAGCCGCGCTCGGGATTGCGGCTGAACCAGAGCCGGCCCTGGTGCAGCTCGATGAAGGAGCGGCAGATGGCCAGGCCCACACCCATGCCCGAGGGCTTGGTCGAGGCGAAAGGCACGAACAGGTTTTTCTCCGCCGCCTCGCTCAGGCCGCAGCCGTTGTCCTGCACCTGCAGCAGGGCCTGGCCCTGCTCGCTGCGCAGGCGCAGACCCAGGCGCGGTACCGTCTGGGCGGGAGGCTGGCGCATGGCGTCCAGGGCGTTGCGCATCAGATTGACAAGCACCTGCTGCAGCATCACCGCGTCGCCGCGCACCAGCAGGGGTTGGCTGGGCAGGTCCAGGCTCAGCTGCACCTCGCTGCGCTGCAGGTCCCAGTCCAGCAGGCCCAGCGATTCACGCAGCAGGGCCGCCAGGTCCAGGCGCTGCAGGCGCGGTTGGCGCGAATGGGTGAACTCGCGGATGCGCGTGATCACCCGGGCCGCAAAACTCAGCTGTTCCAGCGCCCGTTCGAGCGCGCCGCTTTCCTCGCTGCTGAGCGCGGCGGCGGGCTTCTCGGCCGCGCGCCGCGCCAGGCGCATGCGCAGGCCGCGCAGCAGATTGCTGGCCGCGCCGATGGGCTGGTTCAGCTCATGGGCCAGGGTGGTGGCCATCTCGCCGACTGAGATCACGCGCGAGGTGAAGAGCAGCTGCTCGCGGTCGTCCAGCTGGCGCTGCAGCACGCGGGCGCGCTCGCGCCGGTCCTTCAGGCGCAGCAGGCAGCGGCCCGGGGCCAGGGGCAGGGCGCTGGCTTCCCACTGCGCGGCCGGGCTCAGGCTCAGCGGCTGCAAGAGGCCGCTCGGCGCCAGCGCCTGCAGGGCCAAGAGCAGGCCAGGCAGGGCTGCGTCCAGCACCGCCAGCTTGCTGCCTTCCGGCAGGCTGGGCCAGGCGGCCTGCCAGGTGCGCGAGGCCCAGACCAGGCGGCCTTGCTCCAGCAGCGCGGCGGTTTCGCCCAGGCGGCTGAGCAGACTCAGGCTGTCGGCCGAGAGGTGCTCGCTCCCGGCTTCGGCGTCGGTGTGGGTGTCACAAACAGCAGCGTTCATCGTCATCCTCGTTCAATTCCAGTCCGTCGAGCTGCACATCCAGGGCTCCGGGCTGGCCAGCAGCCACACGCTCCACTGCGGGCCCAGGGCGCTGCGAAAGGCGCGCGCCGCATCCAGGCGCAGGCCCAGGTCCTGCCAGCGCTGCCCGGCCTCGCACAGCGGGCCCAGCTGCAAGGCGATGCGGGCGCGCGCCTGGCCGGGCTCGGGGCTGGGGCGCAGCTGCCAAGCCAGGCCGGGCGAGGGGGCTTCTTTCACCGCATGGGCCATCAGGCAGGTGGCCGGGCCCGCGTCAGTGCGGCCAGCCGCTGCGGCATGGCGCCACTGCATCTGCACCCGCCAGCGCGGGCCGCCCAGGCTCAAGCCCGTGGGCCCAGCCTGCCCATGCAGCAGGGCCGCCCAGCCGGCCAGGGCACCGAGCTCAGAGCCTTGCGTGGCCAGGGACTCGGCCGGGCAGGCCAGCAGCACACGCCGGCCCAGCGCCCATTGCTCGCGCGCACGCTGCAGGATCAGCCGCGCCTCGGGCAGGCTCGATTGCTGCCAGCGCCGCAGCAGCAGGGGTCGCCAGTCGGCTGGCTCGGCCTCTTCGGCCGCGCCGGGGCGGGCCGGGCTTCTGTGTTCTTTCGCCGCGCGGTGTTCCTGCTCCTCCTCTTCCTCAAGCTCGGCCTGCACCGGTGTCGGGCGTGTGCGCGCCAGCTGGGTCGGGTCGGCCAGCAGGCTGCTCAGGCGCAGGGGCTGGCTGGGCGCCACGGCCTGGGCCGCGGCGGCTTCGGGCGGAAGCTGGGCTTGTTCGGCCGGCTCGGCGCTTTTGCCGTCCGCGCCGCCGACCGTGCTGGTGATCGGGCTGCTGGCGCCCAGGCCCTCCTGCGCGCTGCGCCAGAGCGCGCTCATGCGCAGGCTTTGGTCGAGAGGGCTCAGGCCGCCCACCGCAGCCAGTCCTTCGACGCCACTCATGCCCGCCCCTCGCGATGGGCGCGCAAGCCGCGGGCACGGCGCGCACGCGGCGACAGG
This region of Paucibacter aquatile genomic DNA includes:
- a CDS encoding serine/threonine-protein kinase, encoding MSADRAQWQRLSALLNEALDLSAGARQAWLTRLHQEDAELARQVADLLANEATLPSVGPRVTAAPTTSPREPAPRPAAAVSVDREPATHEATPTTPVPAPQTPAQRLGAWSLLSRIGQGGMGEVWLAERADGLYQARAAIKLLRSDLDARQLGARFARERAVLGRLNHPGIARLLDAGIGAQGQAYLVLEHVEGRALNDHVLHQCPRLTERVQLLIRVAEAVDHAHAQLIVHRDLKPTNVLVQADGQPKLLDFGIAALLEDEPGDANHDLTRQAGLSLTLNYAAPEQLLGDLIDTRADVFALGVMLFELLSGSLPFAPRGSKRTATERALLHDEPLRLAVAAEHTGAHYDPASPGLPADAQLAQGDLEAIVAKALRKKPADRYGSVRELINDLQRWLEHRPVSVRREDWRHRTRLLLRRNALAVGAGSLVLLSLGAGLGVATWQWQRADAAARQSDQVTRYLTDLLATATPEAHGGQWPTVLQLLMESRDELPQKFANDPDTRLRLLEVLSNTFGALNHFDAAFPLAEQWTQLALERHGAGSPQALQAQLGQAWLWQISGHHVESMALLEPLRGAIVKTFGEISEPHSLTLQVLAANAMHLGRLDDAERILTQSGALQQRLHPGGALERADYLNNLRVLRNEQGRPREALAALEATRDLWDTRDPKLAMQMLVIRQNHLTDLLRLNQFEGALQTHRKLIDDMNRVLGPGNDLSFLEHRGFIPEYFLARGQYGEAQREVQSLIDTAARDKTWPESAQLRLLSMALIAQTRHQLQTAGGSNKPPQARSEVPAMPGRTRQELMQLLDRLRQNSSLTQRQRSGIALDLAEVALAFDEAALAELCMQSIDASNRREAHGRSRLLMVEAQLARGQGDLARSRSLQDKRVAALEASTDPATAFSWSAHLDLAYTQLLQGETQAAQASLDRALTRRPATLPSGHPLDSLGASLQAWIQAGKPPSARPRASLGAAFISS
- the sctR gene encoding type III secretion system export apparatus subunit SctR; amino-acid sequence: MNQFSPASALLTVVLLSLAPFVAVMVTSFTKLVVVFGLLRNALALQQTPPNIVLNGLALVLSVYVMYPVGVQMQQRIGDKPLGSNAQAMLAAADQAKEPLREFLIRHTRPLERAFFLKTAQRSLPPDAAEALSERDFIVVVPAFTVSELSVAFEIGFLIFLPFLVVDLVVANILMAMGMQMLSPTTVSLPFKLLLFVLIDGWVKLVHGLILTYH
- the sctT gene encoding type III secretion system export apparatus subunit SctT produces the protein MDFLATLDLGQALLLWGLCAARIATAFLLLPLFSQDVVPSLVRNAIFMSLAGLAMALQGPALLQAKLPWGDAWGLLLCLGREVFIGAALGFFWALLLWAFEAAGQIIDTKIGATTAQIVDPLGGHQTSLNGALLSRLAGWVFMSSGGFMLMVGSLLDSYALLPLHGQDLTLWPGGARLFETGFGRLMALSLLIAAPALLLSWVMDMAMGLINRFAPQLNVASVASSLKSVAVVWLLWLQLAFLAEQLGGQLMQQPAALKALLLQLWR
- the sctS gene encoding type III secretion system export apparatus subunit SctS; amino-acid sequence: MNNEVIQLTQQALWFVLLLSAPPILVAAVVGLLVAFVQAATQLQEQTLPFLLKFLAIVLTLFVTASLLGGGLYQFSDRVFSDFASLVRR
- a CDS encoding response regulator transcription factor, producing MSQPSPTIYLIDDNADFRASAEFWLDAAGYQVQALGDPEQALQALGRHPSAERGCVLMDVRMPEISGLDLHDRMNERGLDLPVVYMSGHADVALAVRAMQKGAVSFLEKPLDEEALERALQAAFARMEARQQQAKQIAPEDEAGPHSKAEAGDSPGAQEFRRREATLAPREREVLGWVIQGIYNKNIADRMQLSVKTIELYRARGMGKMGARSVAELTRMMVSRQVEGAC
- a CDS encoding sensor histidine kinase, whose protein sequence is MNAAVCDTHTDAEAGSEHLSADSLSLLSRLGETAALLEQGRLVWASRTWQAAWPSLPEGSKLAVLDAALPGLLLALQALAPSGLLQPLSLSPAAQWEASALPLAPGRCLLRLKDRRERARVLQRQLDDREQLLFTSRVISVGEMATTLAHELNQPIGAASNLLRGLRMRLARRAAEKPAAALSSEESGALERALEQLSFAARVITRIREFTHSRQPRLQRLDLAALLRESLGLLDWDLQRSEVQLSLDLPSQPLLVRGDAVMLQQVLVNLMRNALDAMRQPPAQTVPRLGLRLRSEQGQALLQVQDNGCGLSEAAEKNLFVPFASTKPSGMGVGLAICRSFIELHQGRLWFSRNPERGCSFHIDLPLDSGAPASAADRLAAPSPQPIRLE